Proteins from a genomic interval of Zingiber officinale cultivar Zhangliang chromosome 1B, Zo_v1.1, whole genome shotgun sequence:
- the LOC122039779 gene encoding early nodulin-75-like: MGVGFQLLAFLCLVSIGISTSGEDEIINDYGPPRANRPPALKFKNQNFLSQEMINDYGPPRANRPPASESENEKFSSQEMINDYGPPRANRPPASESENENFSSQEMINDYGPPRANRPPASESESVNEKFSSQEIINDYGPPRANRPPASESETEKFASQEMINDYGPPRANRPPASESENENFSSQEMINDYGPPRANRPPTSESENGKFSSQEMINDYGPPRANRPPASESENENFSSQEMINDYGPPRANRPPTSESESVNEKFSSQEIINDYGPPRANRPPTSESETEKFASQEMINDYGPPRANRPPASKFENEKSTSQDMTNDYGPPRANRPPASKL, from the exons ATGGGGGTAGGGTTCCAATTGTTAGCCTTTCTGTGCTTGGTTTCTATTGGTATTTCTACTTCAG GAGAAGATGAAATAATAAATGACTATGGTCCTCCAAGGGCAAATAGACCACCAGCATTAAAATTTAAGAATCAAAATTTTTTATCACAAGAAATGATAAATGACTATGGTCCCCCAAGGGCAAATAGACCTCCGGCATCAGAATCCGAGAATGAAAAATTTTCATCACAAGAAATGATAAATGACTATGGCCCCCCAAGGGCAaatagacctccagcatcagaatccgagaatgaaaatttttcatcacAAGAAATGATAAATGACTATGGTCCCCCAAGGGCAaatagacctccagcatcagaatCAGAATCAGTAAATGAAAAGTTTTCATCACAAGAAATAATAAATGACTATGGTCCCCCAAGGGCAaatagacctccagcatcagaatCCGAAACTGAAAAATTTGCATCACAAGAAATGATAAACGACTATGGCCCCCCAAGGGCAaatagacctccagcatcagaatccgagaatgaaaatttttcatcacAAGAAATGATAAATGACTATGGTCCCCCAAGGGCAAATAGACCTCCAACATCAGAATCCGAGAATGGAAAATTTTCATCACAAGAAATGATAAATGACTATGGCCCCCCAAGGGCAaatagacctccagcatcagaatccgagaatgaaaatttttcatcacAAGAAATGATAAATGACTATGGTCCCCCAAGGGCAAATAGACCTCCAACATCAGAATCAGAATCAGTaaatgaaaaattttcatcaCAAGAAATAATAAATGACTATGGTCCCCCAAGGGCAAATAGACCTCCGACATCAGAATCCGAAACTGAAAAATTTGCATCACAAGAAATGATAAACGACTATGGCCCCCCAAGGGCAAATAGACCTCCAGCATCAAAATTTGAGAATGAAAAATCTACATCACAAGACATGACAAATGACTATGGTCCCCCAAGGGCAAATAGACCTCCAGCTTCAAAATTGTAG